Part of the Halobaculum halobium genome, GAGTCATCGAGGAGACGCCGGAGAACATCGCGATCCGGTGTTCCGTCGACCCGGAGGACTTCACGCTCGACAACCTCCTCGAACGCCTGGAAAACACCGGCTCGACGATGCGCGGCGAGGCGGTGAAGGCGCTCGCGCACGGCAACGCCGACCTGGCCCAGCGCGCGCTCAACCGCGAGCGGCAGGCGAACAAGATATTCGTCCTCCTCCTGCGACTCATCTTCACGGCCTACCAGAACCCGAATCTCGCGCGCGCCGTCGGGCTCGACTCCGGGTTCCCGCTCATCGGCTACCGCTCGATCGCGAAGAACCTCGAACTCATCGCGGACAACGCAGAGGACATCGCCGAGATCGTGATGGAGGCCGAGGGCAACACCCTCGACGTAGACGAGTCGACGATGCGGCGGATCCGCGACTTCACCGACCAGGTCGACGAGATCACGGAGATGGCCGTCGAGGCCGCGGTCAAGCGCGACTACGCGCTCACCATCGAGGTGAAGTACCTGTTCCGCGAACTGAAAGACCGCGAGGAGGACATCCTCACCGACCTCCCCGAGATGTCGAACGCGCAACTCCTGCAGGTGCGTGAGGTGCTCGTCAGCCTCCAGGAGACCGCCCAGTACGCGATGCGGATCGCGGAGGTGTCCGCGAACCTCGCGCTCAACGAGGAGAACGAGTTCGTGACGATCGAGTAGGACGCGACGGGGCTGCGACGCCGGTCGAACGGCGCGAGCTCTGTTCGCGGTGCCAGCAGAACGCGACGGATTCTACTTGCGAACCAAACGCCGGAGGCGTCTCGAACCGCGACCGAGCGTCTCGGAGAGACGACGGTCTGCGTACCGCTGGTACCCGGGAGCGCTCGTCGTGCCCGCGGGCGACTCAGAGACTGAGCTCGCGGCCCAAAGCGAGGTCGACACCGACCCGAGAAGCACGAGCGCCGCGATCTGGAGCGCGTTCGCGAAAGCAAACAGGGCGACGCCCAGCAGCCCGTAGGCGAACGCGAGTCCGGCGGTGTGGCGACGGCTCACGGGCTAGCTGTCGGCTATCGATTCATGTGTTGTGGGGTCACTCCCCGGCTTCGGTGACCGCCTCCGCGGACCGGTCGCCGTCGGTCTTTTCGCCGCTCAGGGGGTTTCGACGTCGGATGCGACAGTCGAACGCCGGGTGTTCGGCGAAGTGCCGGATCAGCATGTGACGCCGCGAGCCGGTGATGCCGGTCCGACCGACCTCGTCGGCGTCGAAGCGGTCAGGCAGCCTGTCGTAGAGCCGCACGAGCGCGTCGAAGGAGTCGAACACCTTCGCGTTGCCCGCGGAGTCGGCCGCCTTGCGGGAGACGACGTAGCTCCCGTCGGCGCGGAACTCCCCCGCGGTGCGGAAGAACTCGCGACGCTCGGTCAGCGCGTCGGCTAGCGACTCCCGCAGGTCCGCGGCGGCCTCGCGTGACAGTTCGTGCGTCTGTCCGTCCACCTCCACGACGAT contains:
- a CDS encoding phosphate uptake regulator PhoU produces the protein METRKVQRLGPSTLAMTLPAEWAKEQHVEKGDEVSLRMGGKGTLTVLPESASTEDAEATLHADNLDADALERAILAQYVLGRRVINITTEDGALGSDHINAVYKAETQLMGLGVIEETPENIAIRCSVDPEDFTLDNLLERLENTGSTMRGEAVKALAHGNADLAQRALNRERQANKIFVLLLRLIFTAYQNPNLARAVGLDSGFPLIGYRSIAKNLELIADNAEDIAEIVMEAEGNTLDVDESTMRRIRDFTDQVDEITEMAVEAAVKRDYALTIEVKYLFRELKDREEDILTDLPEMSNAQLLQVREVLVSLQETAQYAMRIAEVSANLALNEENEFVTIE
- a CDS encoding DUF7528 family protein is translated as MEVDGQTHELSREAAADLRESLADALTERREFFRTAGEFRADGSYVVSRKAADSAGNAKVFDSFDALVRLYDRLPDRFDADEVGRTGITGSRRHMLIRHFAEHPAFDCRIRRRNPLSGEKTDGDRSAEAVTEAGE